The Streptomyces sp. NBC_01689 genome includes a window with the following:
- a CDS encoding phenylalanine--tRNA ligase beta subunit-related protein, producing MTLTLTVSDEVRALAPGFTHVAVEAHGLTNGPSIEGTSALLDDAPVGGEDIDRVSGGMRLVRAAGDEEFETVADGAGTVEHPDAGEVVWRDAVGVTCRRWNWRQGPRTRLTEQSTSAIFLLEGLAPLPVPALGAAAAELAELLEKFSPGARVTVHAPV from the coding sequence ATGACTCTCACGCTCACCGTGTCCGACGAGGTGCGCGCCCTGGCGCCCGGCTTCACCCATGTCGCCGTCGAGGCCCACGGACTGACCAACGGGCCGAGCATCGAGGGGACTTCGGCCCTGCTCGACGACGCCCCGGTCGGGGGTGAGGACATCGACCGTGTCAGCGGCGGGATGCGTCTCGTACGGGCCGCGGGCGACGAGGAGTTCGAGACCGTCGCGGACGGCGCCGGGACGGTCGAGCACCCGGACGCGGGCGAAGTGGTGTGGCGGGACGCGGTCGGTGTGACCTGCCGGCGCTGGAACTGGCGCCAGGGGCCGCGCACCCGCCTCACGGAGCAGTCCACCTCGGCGATCTTCCTGCTGGAGGGTCTCGCGCCGCTGCCGGTCCCCGCGCTCGGAGCGGCCGCCGCCGAACTCGCCGAACTGCTTGAGAAGTTCAGCCCCGGGGCACGCGTCACGGTGCACGCCCCGGTGTGA
- a CDS encoding lysophospholipid acyltransferase family protein, with protein sequence MAELVYRPVIGLAHTLFKAWDLKIDCKGSENIPRSGGAVLVSNHISYLDFIFDGLAALPQKRLVRFMAKESVFRHRISGPLMRGMKHIPVDRKQGETAYQHALDSLRSGEIVGVFPEATISQSFTLKSFKSGAARMAQEAGVPLIPMALWGTQRLWTKGHPRNFRRSHTPVTIRVGEPVEAPQDQYAGAITRRLRERVQELLEAAQRAYPVRPKGPEDTWWMPAHLGGTAPTPEEVKAAEAR encoded by the coding sequence ATGGCAGAGCTTGTCTACCGTCCCGTCATCGGTCTCGCCCATACGCTGTTCAAGGCCTGGGACCTCAAGATCGACTGCAAGGGGTCGGAGAACATCCCGCGCTCGGGCGGCGCCGTGCTGGTGAGCAATCACATCAGCTACCTCGACTTCATCTTCGACGGACTGGCCGCCCTGCCGCAGAAGCGGCTCGTGCGTTTCATGGCCAAGGAGTCGGTGTTCCGGCACCGGATCTCCGGTCCGCTGATGCGGGGCATGAAGCACATCCCGGTGGATCGCAAGCAGGGCGAGACCGCTTACCAGCACGCGCTGGACTCCCTGCGCTCGGGCGAGATCGTGGGCGTCTTCCCCGAGGCGACCATCTCGCAGTCCTTCACGCTGAAGAGCTTCAAGTCGGGTGCCGCGCGCATGGCCCAGGAGGCCGGCGTGCCGCTGATCCCGATGGCCCTGTGGGGCACCCAGCGGCTGTGGACCAAGGGGCACCCGCGCAACTTCAGGCGCAGCCACACCCCGGTCACGATCCGGGTGGGCGAGCCGGTGGAGGCGCCGCAGGACCAGTACGCCGGCGCCATCACGCGGCGTCTGCGCGAGCGGGTCCAGGAGCTCCTGGAGGCCGCGCAGCGCGCCTACCCCGTCCGCCCCAAGGGGCCGGAGGACACCTGGTGGATGCCCGCGCACCTCGGCGGCACGGCACCGACCCCCGAAGAGGTCAAGGCGGCCGAGGCGCGCTGA
- a CDS encoding DUF4395 domain-containing protein — protein MDIDVRGPRFGAAVTAVVLAAVLVTGSVWLLAWQTLAFALGAAGGVTRSPYGVLFKAVVRPRLGPPTGFEAPEPPRFAQAVGLGFAVVGLIGYTVGAGWLGLAATGCALAAAFLNAAFGYCLGCEMYLLVRRLSVRTR, from the coding sequence ATGGACATCGATGTGAGGGGGCCGCGGTTCGGCGCGGCCGTGACGGCCGTCGTACTGGCGGCCGTTCTGGTCACCGGAAGCGTCTGGCTCCTGGCCTGGCAGACCCTGGCGTTCGCGCTGGGCGCGGCGGGAGGCGTGACGCGCTCGCCGTACGGCGTGCTGTTCAAGGCCGTCGTACGCCCCCGTCTCGGACCGCCGACCGGGTTCGAGGCGCCCGAGCCGCCCAGGTTCGCCCAGGCCGTCGGTCTCGGGTTCGCGGTGGTGGGGCTGATCGGTTACACGGTGGGAGCCGGCTGGCTGGGCCTCGCGGCGACCGGGTGCGCGCTCGCGGCGGCGTTTCTCAACGCGGCGTTCGGGTACTGCCTCGGGTGCGAGATGTACCTGCTCGTACGCCGGCTGTCCGTCCGCACGCGGTAA
- a CDS encoding TlpA family protein disulfide reductase encodes MTGLVVCLAVLAAASGYGLLHRRRSGRVRVRGRDGGKRLGAAELGEGLGERATLVQFSSAFCAPCRATRRVLTEVAGLVPGVAHVEIDAEDHLDLVRELDILKTPTVLVLDAEGRIVRRATGQPRKADVIAALGEAV; translated from the coding sequence ATGACCGGACTGGTGGTGTGCCTGGCGGTGCTCGCCGCGGCGAGCGGATACGGACTGCTGCATCGGCGGCGGAGCGGGAGGGTGAGGGTGCGCGGACGCGACGGCGGAAAGCGCCTCGGCGCGGCCGAGTTGGGGGAGGGGCTCGGTGAACGGGCCACGCTCGTCCAGTTCTCCAGCGCCTTCTGCGCCCCGTGCCGGGCCACCCGACGGGTGCTCACCGAGGTCGCCGGGCTGGTGCCCGGAGTGGCCCATGTCGAGATCGACGCGGAGGACCACCTCGACCTCGTCCGCGAACTGGACATCCTCAAGACCCCGACCGTGCTCGTCCTGGACGCCGAAGGCCGGATCGTGCGCCGCGCCACGGGGCAGCCCCGCAAGGCCGATGTGATCGCGGCGCTCGGCGAGGCCGTGTGA
- a CDS encoding putative leader peptide — MPPELLLFERVHVDLARTASACCPVR; from the coding sequence ATGCCCCCGGAACTCCTTCTCTTCGAGCGTGTCCACGTGGACCTGGCCCGCACCGCCAGTGCGTGCTGTCCGGTCCGTTGA
- a CDS encoding flavin reductase family protein — translation MTATPGLGTYQLASPELLRSVFRRHAAGVAVITAQGDEGPVGFTATSLTSVSAEPPIVSFGVGSGASSWPAISESDHVGVHILGEHQRELAATFARSGADRFGAPTRWRAGPERVPVLHDVLAWLVCRIVARVPAGDHRIVLAEVVLGDPSGAGRPLLYHQGSFNGLRD, via the coding sequence ATGACGGCCACGCCCGGACTCGGCACCTATCAGCTCGCCTCGCCCGAACTGCTGCGCTCGGTCTTCCGCCGGCACGCCGCCGGTGTCGCCGTGATCACGGCCCAGGGCGACGAAGGCCCCGTCGGTTTCACCGCCACCTCCCTCACCTCGGTCTCCGCGGAGCCCCCGATCGTCTCCTTCGGTGTCGGCTCCGGCGCGTCGAGCTGGCCCGCCATCTCCGAGTCCGACCACGTCGGCGTGCACATACTCGGCGAACACCAGCGGGAGTTGGCCGCCACCTTCGCCAGGAGCGGCGCCGACCGCTTCGGCGCGCCCACCCGCTGGCGCGCGGGACCCGAGCGCGTACCCGTCCTCCATGACGTGCTCGCCTGGCTCGTCTGCCGGATCGTGGCCAGGGTCCCGGCGGGGGACCACCGCATCGTGCTGGCCGAGGTCGTTCTCGGCGACCCCTCGGGCGCCGGACGCCCGCTCCTGTACCACCAGGGGAGCTTCAACGGCCTGCGCGACTGA
- a CDS encoding electron transfer flavoprotein subunit beta/FixA family protein translates to MSLRIVVTVKYVPDATGDRHFADDLTVDRDDVDGLLSELDEYAVEQALQIADEADDAEITVLTVGPEDAKDALRKALSMGADKAIHVEDDDLHGTDAIGTSLVLAKAIEKAGYDLVISGMASTDGTAGVVPALLAERLGVPQVTLLSEVSVEDGVVKGRRDGDTASEQLEASLPAVVSVTDQSGEARYPSFKGIMAAKKKPVESWDLEDLEIEADEVGLEGSWTKVDSAAERPARTAGTIVKDEGEGGKQLAEFLAGQKFI, encoded by the coding sequence GTGAGCTTGAGGATCGTTGTCACTGTGAAGTACGTGCCCGACGCCACTGGCGACCGGCACTTCGCCGATGACCTGACCGTCGACCGTGACGACGTGGACGGTCTGCTCTCGGAGCTCGACGAGTACGCGGTGGAGCAGGCGCTGCAGATCGCCGACGAAGCGGACGACGCGGAGATCACCGTGCTGACCGTCGGCCCCGAGGACGCCAAGGACGCGCTGCGCAAGGCGCTGTCGATGGGTGCCGACAAGGCCATCCACGTCGAGGACGACGACCTGCACGGCACCGACGCCATCGGCACCTCGCTGGTGCTCGCCAAGGCGATCGAGAAGGCCGGCTACGACCTGGTCATCTCCGGCATGGCGTCCACCGACGGCACCGCCGGTGTCGTCCCGGCGCTGCTCGCGGAGCGTCTGGGCGTCCCGCAGGTCACGCTGCTGTCCGAGGTCTCCGTCGAGGACGGCGTCGTCAAGGGCCGCCGTGACGGCGACACCGCCTCCGAGCAGCTGGAGGCCTCCCTGCCCGCCGTCGTGTCGGTGACCGACCAGTCGGGCGAGGCGCGCTACCCGTCCTTCAAGGGCATCATGGCCGCCAAGAAGAAGCCGGTGGAGTCCTGGGACCTGGAGGACCTGGAGATCGAGGCGGACGAGGTCGGTCTCGAGGGTTCCTGGACCAAGGTCGACTCCGCCGCCGAGCGCCCGGCGCGCACCGCCGGCACGATCGTCAAGGACGAGGGCGAGGGCGGCAAGCAGCTCGCCGAGTTCCTCGCGGGCCAGAAGTTCATCTGA
- a CDS encoding electron transfer flavoprotein subunit alpha/FixB family protein: MAEVLVYVDHVDGAVRKPTLELLTLARRIGEPVAVALGSGAGNTAAALAEHGAVKVLTHDAAEYADYLVVPKVDALQAAYEAVSPAAVLVPSSAEGKEIAARLAVRIGSGIITDAVDLEAGDEGPVATQSAFAASFTTKSRVSKGTPVITVKPNSAAVEAAPAAGAVEALAVSFSEKATGTKVTARTPREATGRPELTEAAIVVSGGRGVNGAENFSVIENLADSLGAAVGASRAAVDAGWYPHSNQVGQTGKSVSPQLYIASGISGAIQHRAGMQTSKTIVAINKDAEAPIFDLVDYGVVGDLFEVVPQLTDEIKARKG, encoded by the coding sequence ATGGCTGAAGTTCTCGTCTACGTCGACCACGTGGACGGTGCCGTCCGCAAGCCCACCCTGGAACTGCTGACGCTCGCCCGCCGCATCGGCGAGCCCGTCGCCGTCGCCCTCGGCTCCGGCGCCGGGAACACCGCCGCGGCGCTCGCCGAGCACGGCGCGGTGAAGGTCCTCACGCACGACGCCGCCGAGTACGCCGACTACCTGGTCGTGCCGAAGGTGGACGCGCTGCAGGCCGCGTACGAGGCGGTGTCCCCGGCCGCCGTGCTCGTCCCGTCCTCCGCCGAGGGCAAGGAGATCGCGGCCCGCCTCGCGGTCCGCATCGGCTCCGGCATCATCACGGACGCCGTCGACCTGGAGGCCGGTGACGAGGGCCCGGTCGCGACGCAGTCCGCGTTCGCCGCCTCCTTCACCACCAAGTCCCGTGTCTCCAAGGGCACGCCGGTCATCACGGTCAAGCCCAACAGCGCCGCCGTGGAGGCCGCTCCGGCCGCCGGCGCCGTCGAGGCCCTCGCCGTCTCCTTCTCGGAGAAGGCCACCGGCACCAAGGTCACCGCGCGCACCCCGCGCGAGGCGACCGGCCGCCCCGAGCTGACCGAGGCCGCGATCGTGGTCTCCGGCGGCCGCGGTGTCAACGGCGCCGAGAACTTCTCGGTCATCGAGAACCTCGCCGACTCGCTCGGCGCGGCCGTGGGCGCCTCGCGCGCCGCCGTGGACGCCGGCTGGTACCCGCACTCCAACCAGGTCGGCCAGACCGGCAAGTCGGTCTCGCCGCAGCTGTACATCGCCTCCGGCATCTCCGGCGCCATCCAGCACCGCGCCGGTATGCAGACGTCGAAGACGATCGTGGCGATCAACAAGGACGCCGAGGCCCCGATCTTCGACCTCGTCGACTACGGCGTGGTCGGCGACCTCTTCGAGGTCGTCCCGCAGCTCACCGACGAGATCAAGGCCCGCAAGGGCTGA
- a CDS encoding DUF6986 family protein: MGKGQQEKVATSLAGAVSEGISASLAAVDAELERRYPGDPGSRQPVHTVYVPADAFTANTVRSWGDRALAALDEHAPDAASFAAVLGLGDDLAAPVYDRVRAKLEREPVEDLRVDFEDGYGPRPDAEEDEAAARAARLIAQAYADGTAAPYMGIRMKCMEAPVRRRGIRTLDVFLTGLMDAGGLPDGLVLTLPKVTYAEQVTAMARLLEEFEKARGLPPGRIGFEIQIETSQSILATDGTATVARIIQAAEGRATGLHYGTFDYSACLGVSAAHQASDHPAADHAKAVMQVAAAGTGVRVSDGSTNVLPVGPTEKVHDAWRLHYGLTRRALARAYYQGWDMHPGHLPTRYAAVFAFYREGFEQAAGRLARYANRTDGDVMDEPATAKALGGYLLRGLDCGALDIAEVARLTGLTRADLEGFATPRRGDLTASGK; this comes from the coding sequence ATGGGCAAGGGCCAGCAGGAGAAGGTGGCGACGAGCCTCGCGGGTGCCGTCAGCGAGGGGATCAGTGCCTCCCTCGCCGCCGTCGACGCCGAACTGGAGCGCCGCTACCCCGGGGACCCCGGCAGCCGGCAGCCCGTCCACACCGTGTACGTGCCCGCGGACGCGTTCACCGCGAACACCGTCCGCTCCTGGGGCGACCGGGCGCTCGCGGCCCTCGACGAGCACGCCCCCGACGCCGCCTCCTTCGCCGCCGTCCTCGGCCTCGGCGACGACCTGGCCGCGCCCGTGTACGACCGGGTGCGGGCCAAACTGGAGCGGGAACCGGTCGAGGACCTCCGGGTCGACTTCGAGGACGGCTACGGTCCGCGTCCGGATGCCGAGGAGGACGAGGCGGCGGCGCGCGCGGCCCGGCTGATCGCGCAGGCGTACGCCGACGGTACGGCGGCTCCGTACATGGGCATCCGCATGAAGTGCATGGAGGCACCGGTCCGTCGCCGGGGCATCCGTACGCTCGACGTCTTCCTCACCGGGCTGATGGACGCGGGCGGCCTGCCCGACGGACTGGTCCTCACCCTCCCCAAGGTGACGTACGCGGAACAGGTCACCGCGATGGCGCGACTGCTGGAGGAGTTCGAGAAGGCGCGCGGCCTCCCGCCCGGGCGGATCGGTTTCGAGATCCAGATCGAGACCAGCCAGTCGATCCTCGCGACGGACGGCACCGCGACCGTCGCCCGGATCATCCAGGCCGCCGAGGGGCGCGCCACGGGCCTGCACTACGGCACCTTCGACTACAGCGCCTGCCTCGGCGTCAGCGCCGCCCACCAGGCCAGTGACCACCCGGCCGCCGACCACGCCAAGGCGGTCATGCAGGTCGCCGCCGCGGGCACCGGCGTACGGGTCTCGGACGGCTCCACGAACGTGCTGCCGGTCGGCCCCACCGAGAAGGTGCACGACGCCTGGCGCCTGCACTACGGCCTCACCCGACGCGCCCTGGCCCGCGCCTACTACCAGGGCTGGGACATGCACCCCGGCCACCTCCCGACCCGCTACGCGGCCGTCTTCGCCTTCTACCGCGAGGGCTTCGAACAGGCTGCCGGGCGACTGGCCCGCTACGCCAACCGCACCGACGGGGACGTCATGGACGAACCCGCCACCGCCAAGGCGCTCGGCGGCTACCTCCTGCGCGGCCTGGACTGCGGTGCCCTGGACATCGCGGAGGTCGCCCGGCTGACGGGCCTGACGCGCGCGGACCTGGAGGGTTTCGCCACACCGAGGCGCGGCGACCTGACCGCTTCGGGGAAGTAG
- a CDS encoding LacI family DNA-binding transcriptional regulator — protein sequence MDDRTGQHIVAETARRSENRYGNRPTMKDVAARAGVGLKTVSRVVNGEPGVTPDTERRVQEAIDALGFRRNDSARVLRKGRTASIGLVLEDLADPFYGPLSRAVEEVARAHGALLINGSSAEDPEREQELVLALCARRVDGLVVIPAGDDHRYLEPEIKAGVATVFVDRPAGQIDADVVLSDSFGGARDGVTHLIDHGHRRIGFIGDMPRIHTAAERLRGYRAAMEDAGIAVDPAWMSLGVTDPQRVRDAAEEMLSGDSPVTAIFAGNNRVTVTVVRVLAEHRRPVALVGFDDIELADLLQPGVTVVAQDAAALGRTAADRLFRQLDGTLINPERIELPTRLITRGSGELPPSV from the coding sequence GTGGACGACAGGACAGGACAGCACATCGTGGCAGAGACCGCCCGCCGATCCGAAAACCGTTACGGCAACCGCCCCACCATGAAGGACGTGGCGGCGCGTGCCGGAGTGGGTCTCAAGACGGTCTCCCGCGTGGTCAACGGCGAGCCGGGCGTGACCCCGGACACCGAGCGCCGGGTGCAGGAGGCCATCGACGCGCTGGGCTTCCGGCGCAACGACAGCGCGCGCGTGCTGCGCAAGGGCCGCACCGCCAGCATCGGTCTCGTCCTGGAGGACCTCGCGGACCCGTTCTACGGCCCCCTCAGCCGCGCGGTGGAGGAGGTGGCACGCGCTCACGGCGCGCTGCTCATCAACGGTTCCAGTGCCGAGGACCCGGAGCGCGAGCAGGAGCTGGTCCTCGCGCTGTGCGCCCGCCGGGTGGACGGGCTGGTCGTCATTCCGGCGGGTGACGACCACCGGTACCTCGAACCCGAGATCAAGGCGGGCGTGGCCACGGTGTTCGTGGACCGACCGGCCGGTCAGATCGACGCCGACGTGGTCCTCTCGGACAGCTTCGGCGGGGCCCGGGACGGCGTGACCCATCTGATCGACCACGGCCACCGCAGGATCGGCTTCATCGGTGACATGCCCCGCATCCACACCGCCGCCGAGCGGCTGCGCGGCTATCGCGCGGCCATGGAGGACGCGGGCATAGCGGTCGATCCCGCCTGGATGTCCCTGGGGGTCACGGACCCGCAGCGGGTGCGCGACGCCGCGGAGGAGATGCTCTCGGGCGACTCCCCGGTCACCGCGATCTTCGCGGGCAACAACCGTGTGACGGTCACGGTGGTCCGGGTCCTCGCCGAGCACCGCCGTCCCGTGGCCCTGGTCGGCTTCGACGACATCGAACTCGCCGACCTGCTCCAGCCGGGGGTCACCGTCGTCGCCCAGGACGCCGCCGCCCTCGGCCGCACCGCCGCCGATCGCCTCTTCCGTCAGCTCGACGGCACCCTCATCAACCCCGAGCGCATCGAGCTGCCGACCCGTCTGATCACCCGCGGTTCGGGCGAACTGCCACCCTCCGTCTGA
- a CDS encoding ROK family protein gives MHTDLVAALDIGGTKIAGALVDGRGRILLRAQRATPAQEDGDTVMGAVEAVIGELTVSPLWSRAAAVGIGSAGPVDASAGTVSPVNVPGWRDYPLVDRVRMATGGLPVELIGDGVAITAAEHWQGAARGHDNALCMVVSTGVGGGLVLNGQLHAGPTGNAGHIGHISVDLDGDPCPCGSRGCVERIASGPNIARRALEGGWLPGPDGDTSAAAVAEAARAGDPVAVASFERAARALAAGIAATATLVEIDIAVIGGGVGKAGDVLLDPLRKALGDYATLSFVRRLTVAPAVMGTDAGLVGAAAAALSRQSNETAAGVGG, from the coding sequence ATGCACACCGACCTCGTGGCCGCGCTCGACATCGGCGGCACCAAGATCGCCGGAGCGCTCGTGGACGGCCGTGGCCGGATCCTGTTGCGCGCGCAGCGTGCGACGCCCGCGCAGGAGGACGGCGACACCGTCATGGGGGCCGTGGAGGCCGTGATCGGTGAACTGACGGTCTCCCCGCTGTGGAGCAGGGCCGCGGCCGTCGGCATCGGCAGCGCGGGTCCGGTGGACGCCTCGGCGGGGACCGTGAGCCCCGTGAACGTGCCGGGCTGGCGCGACTACCCGCTCGTCGATCGGGTCCGGATGGCCACCGGCGGTCTGCCCGTCGAGCTCATCGGCGACGGGGTCGCCATCACCGCGGCCGAGCACTGGCAGGGTGCGGCCCGCGGCCACGACAACGCGCTGTGCATGGTGGTGTCGACGGGTGTCGGTGGCGGTCTGGTCCTGAACGGACAGCTGCACGCGGGCCCCACCGGCAACGCCGGTCACATCGGGCACATCAGCGTGGACCTCGACGGCGATCCGTGCCCCTGCGGTTCGCGGGGCTGCGTCGAACGGATCGCGAGCGGTCCGAACATCGCCCGCCGTGCCCTGGAGGGTGGCTGGCTGCCCGGACCCGACGGCGACACCTCGGCGGCCGCGGTGGCCGAGGCCGCCCGCGCGGGCGATCCGGTGGCCGTGGCCTCCTTCGAGCGGGCGGCCAGGGCGCTGGCGGCTGGCATCGCGGCCACCGCGACCCTCGTCGAGATCGACATCGCCGTCATCGGCGGCGGTGTGGGCAAGGCGGGCGACGTGCTCCTCGACCCGCTGCGCAAGGCCCTCGGCGACTACGCGACGCTGTCCTTCGTGCGGCGGCTGACGGTGGCGCCCGCGGTGATGGGCACGGACGCGGGACTGGTCGGCGCGGCGGCGGCCGCGCTCAGCCGGCAGTCGAACGAGACGGCCGCGGGGGTCGGCGGCTGA
- a CDS encoding NPCBM/NEW2 domain-containing protein, translating to MRHLHTRTTRIPRTRLVGALLAGLLCAAGLAAPALASPVTDPVAPALDDGLALTPPMGFNNWNSTHCRPEFNESMVKGIADLFVEKGLKDAGYQYVNLDDCWALPARDADGQLVPDPARFPDGIKAVADYVHAKGLKLGVYTSAGTKTCDGAGFPGALGHESSDARQFADWGVDYLKYDNCNNQGVDARLRYTTMRDALRAATRETGRPIVYSICEWGENKPWEWASGVGQLWRTTGDISDNWGSMLSILKQNLPLAPYAGPGHWNDPDMLEVGNGGMTDTEYRSHFSMWSVMAAPLLIGSDLRKATPATLDILANKEVIAVDQDPLGKQGAVLSSEGGRWVVTKEMKDGSRVVALFNETGGAQRIATTAAAAGLPAAPAYTLRDLWQHRSYNTAGGISATVPAHGTVLFRVSAGHGWNKQAPAVELGLDEDPLVEAGTPATLTTTVTDLGRTTALNVSVKLSGPADWALRAASRTTAPAVPTGRSLRTKWRLTVPEGTATGSYDLTLRTTYRSPRGERVESALPLTASVVVPPPPGTSSLGDLPWMSAANGYGPVERDTSNGESAAGDGHPITIGGVVHAQGLGVHAASAVEYYTGKRCETVTADVGVDDEKGDRGTVAFEIWADGTEVASTGVLTNAMPAQPVSADVHGARVVRLVVTDGGDGIDSDHADWADARLTC from the coding sequence ATGCGTCACCTTCACACCCGCACCACCCGCATCCCTCGCACAAGATTGGTCGGAGCGCTCCTCGCCGGGCTGTTGTGCGCGGCGGGTCTCGCCGCACCGGCACTGGCTTCCCCGGTCACGGACCCGGTCGCCCCGGCCCTCGACGACGGGCTCGCCCTCACCCCGCCCATGGGATTCAACAACTGGAACTCCACCCACTGCAGGCCGGAGTTCAACGAGAGCATGGTCAAGGGGATCGCCGACCTCTTCGTCGAGAAGGGCCTCAAGGACGCCGGGTACCAGTACGTCAACCTGGACGACTGCTGGGCCCTGCCCGCCCGGGACGCGGACGGGCAGCTGGTCCCCGACCCGGCGCGCTTCCCCGACGGGATCAAGGCGGTCGCCGACTACGTGCACGCCAAGGGGCTCAAACTCGGCGTCTACACCAGCGCCGGCACGAAGACGTGCGACGGCGCGGGCTTCCCCGGCGCCCTGGGCCACGAGTCCAGCGACGCACGGCAGTTCGCCGACTGGGGCGTCGACTACCTCAAGTACGACAACTGCAACAACCAGGGCGTGGACGCCAGGCTGCGGTACACGACCATGCGGGACGCGCTGCGCGCCGCCACCCGGGAGACCGGACGCCCCATCGTCTACAGCATCTGCGAGTGGGGGGAGAACAAGCCCTGGGAATGGGCCTCCGGCGTCGGCCAACTGTGGCGCACGACCGGGGACATCAGCGACAACTGGGGCTCGATGCTGTCGATCCTCAAGCAGAACCTTCCCCTCGCCCCGTACGCCGGTCCCGGCCACTGGAACGACCCGGACATGCTGGAGGTCGGCAACGGCGGGATGACCGACACCGAGTACCGCTCGCACTTCTCGATGTGGTCGGTCATGGCCGCTCCGCTGCTCATCGGCTCGGACCTGCGCAAGGCCACCCCCGCCACCCTCGACATCCTCGCCAACAAGGAGGTCATCGCGGTCGATCAGGACCCCCTGGGCAAGCAGGGTGCCGTGCTCTCCTCCGAAGGCGGACGGTGGGTCGTCACCAAGGAGATGAAGGACGGCAGCCGCGTGGTGGCGCTGTTCAACGAGACCGGCGGCGCGCAGCGCATCGCCACCACCGCGGCGGCGGCCGGGCTCCCCGCGGCTCCCGCCTACACCCTGCGCGACCTGTGGCAGCACCGGAGTTACAACACCGCGGGCGGTATCTCCGCGACCGTCCCGGCGCACGGCACGGTCCTTTTCCGCGTCTCAGCCGGACACGGGTGGAACAAGCAGGCCCCGGCGGTCGAACTCGGCCTGGACGAGGACCCGTTGGTGGAGGCGGGTACGCCGGCGACCCTGACGACGACGGTCACCGACCTCGGCCGCACCACGGCGCTGAACGTCTCGGTGAAGCTCAGCGGGCCCGCGGACTGGGCGCTCAGGGCGGCTTCGCGGACCACCGCGCCGGCGGTGCCGACCGGGCGTTCGCTGCGCACCAAGTGGCGGCTCACCGTGCCCGAGGGCACCGCCACCGGATCGTACGACCTGACACTGCGCACGACGTACCGCTCACCGCGCGGCGAACGCGTCGAGAGCGCGCTGCCGTTGACCGCCTCCGTGGTCGTGCCACCGCCCCCGGGCACCTCCTCCCTCGGTGACCTGCCGTGGATGTCGGCCGCGAACGGGTACGGGCCGGTCGAGCGCGACACCAGCAACGGCGAGAGCGCCGCGGGCGACGGTCATCCGATCACCATCGGCGGTGTCGTCCACGCCCAGGGGCTCGGGGTGCACGCCGCGAGCGCCGTCGAGTACTACACCGGCAAGCGGTGCGAGACCGTCACCGCGGACGTCGGGGTCGACGACGAGAAGGGCGACAGGGGCACCGTCGCCTTCGAGATCTGGGCGGACGGCACCGAGGTCGCCTCGACCGGGGTGCTCACCAACGCGATGCCCGCGCAGCCGGTCTCGGCCGACGTGCACGGCGCCCGGGTGGTCCGACTGGTCGTCACCGACGGCGGCGACGGGATCGACTCGGACCACGCCGACTGGGCCGACGCACGGCTGACCTGCTGA